TCCGCGGCCCACGGGTCGGCGGCTGCCGGCATCCGGACCTCTCCTGTCATCGGGGCTGACTCGTCCTCACGGACCGGCGGGACCAGGCTGAGTGAACGCGGCTCGGCCGAGACGGTGTCGCCGTGCCAGCCCGCGCCGTCCGGGTCCTCGACCGGGACCGTCAGCCGCTCGGCCGCCTGGGCCGCCGCGACCGTACGGATCGGGTGGCCGGGGTCGTCCTCGTCGTCCGGGTCGACCACGATCCAGCCGGCGAGCGCGGCGGTCTTGGCCGGCGAGGCCCAGCCGCGCAGTCCCTCGCCGTCGACATCCTCCGGCGTGTACGGGTCGGCCGGGGCGTCCTCGACCTCCGGCTCCGCCTCGTCCTGCGGCTCGTCGGCCCGCGCGTGCTCCCCGATGCTCGCGACGGGCTCTGTCGCCTCCACGGCCTCGGCACTCCCCCGCGGAGCAGCGACCTCTCCGACCTCACTGATCCCCTGCGGCGCAGGGCTGTCCTCGGATCCGCCGATCTCTCGCGGCGTCGCGGTCTCTTCGGTCTCGAGCGTTCTCCACAGAGCAGGGGCCTCTTCGACCTCATCGATCCCTTGCGGCGCAGGCGTCTCCTCGGTCCCGTGGATTTCCTCCGGAGCAGCGGTCTCTTCGGTCTCGGAGGTTCCCCACGGAGCAGGCGTCTCTTCGAACTCACTGATCCCTTGCGGCGCAGGGATCTCTTCGGATCCGCCGACACCTCGGGGCGTAGCGGCGCCTTCGCTTTCGCGGATTCCCTGCGGAGCGGCGGTCTCTTCGGTCTCGGAGATCCCCTGCGGAGCAGCGATCTCGTCGAACCCACTGATCCCCTGCGGCGCAGTGGTTTCTTCGGTTCCAGCGATCCCCCAAGGCGCAGGCACCTCTGGGGTCCCATAGATCTCTTGCGGCGCTGCCGTTTCATGGATCGCGGAGGTCTGTCCGTGAACTGAGGTCTCTGAAGGAGGCTCAGCGGTTTCTCGCGCCTCGCCCTCGGACTGCTCAGCCGTCCGTCCGGACGGCTCGGGCTCGGCGACCCCGGGCGCGGGCGTCTCGCCTGACCCTGCGGTCTCCGGGGCCGCTGCTGTCTCGCCCCTCCCAGCAGCCACGGGCGCCGGGATTCCGTGGCGGGCCGGTCCTGTGGAGCGCGTGTCGTCTGCCGTCGCCGGGACCGGACGGGGCCTCCGCAGGGGAGTCGCCCAGGCGCGCAGGCCCGCGCCATCGAGGGCTTCCGGGTCGGGTTCGCCCAGCGGTTCGTCCGGCGGCTGGGCGGCCGCAAGGCCAAGACCGTCGACGTCCTCCAACATCGCCGGACCCTCGTCGGCGAGACCCGCCGGATCGTCGTCGAGCTCCTCGACCGACTCCTCCGCGGCCGTCGGCGCCCCCAGCCCGAGCCCGACCTCGGCGTCCTGTCGATCGGCAGCACCCGGCACTCCCGCGCCCTGCGCCGGGATCCCGGGCGCGTCGGTGCTCGCGGCCTGGGTGGAACCGTCCAGAGTCGCGATCTCGTCAGCAGACCCGACCCATGCCACGTCCGGAGCACCCGCGGAAGCCAGCGGGCCGGCGCTCGGCGCCGGAACCCCCCGCGCGTCGGTGTCGCTCGCCGGGGACGACACGGCGCTCCGCGCCGGGACTCCGCGCGCATCCGCGTCGGAGGCGCCCATAGGCACGCTCTGCGCGCGAATCCCGTGGGCGCCCGTGTCCGCCGCGGGCTCCGGCCTAGCCCCCTGCGCCCCGTGCGCATCCGTGCCGGCGGTGAACGGAGACGCGCTCTGTGCGGGGCCGTGGGCGTCGGTATCGGCGGACGCCGGAGGCATCGCGCTCTGTGCGGGGATTCCGTGGGCGTCGGTGTCAGCCACAGGTGCCACAGCGTTCTGCGCCGGAATCCCGTGCGCATCTGTGTCGGCGGCGGCCGGAGGCGCGCTCTGGACGGGGACTCCGTGGGCGTCGGTGTCAGCCGCAGGTGCCGCCACAGCGTTCTGCGTCGGAATCCCGTGCGCATCCGTGTCGGCGGCGGCCGGAGCCGCGCTCTGCGCCGGAATCCCGTGGGGGTCGGTGTCAGCCGGGGGCGGCAATACAGCGCTCTGTGCGGGGATTCCGTGCGGGTCCGTGGCCGGCGCGGCTCCGGACAGCGGATCCGCCGCGCCGGTGTGCGCAGCACCCGGCCGACCCCTCGGCCGCGGCGCCACCGCCGTACCCGCCTCGTCGTCGACGGTGAACGCCCGCGGCGGCACCTCGACGAACGCGTCCGGCCACGTCGTCGCGCCCGACCGCGGTGCCGGCGGCCCGACCCGCGTCCCCCGGTCCAGCGCCCCGTACGCCGAGTGCAGCAGCCCGAGCGTGCCCCGCGCCGCCGACGCCGCCTCGTCCAGCAGCGCGGCCGTGCGCTCGGCCCGCAACCGCCCGAACCCGGCGATCATCGGGTCCTCGGGCAGGTGCCCCGGCACCGGCCGCAGCGCGTCGGCGAGGTCGGCGCAGGTGTCCGACAGCGTCCGGGCCGCGCTGATCAGCGCCTGCACCCGCTGCCGTACCTGTTCGAACGCCTCGTCGTCGGATCCGACCACCCCGGCGGGATCGTCGGCGGCCGAGCCGAGCACGTCGCTCAGGCGTTCCTGCACGTCGCTCCCGTCGCGGTCGGGGAAGGGCCGGGAAGTCCCGGGTGTCCGGCATACTCTCGCGCCCGCCGGGCCAAGGTTCAAGCCCGGGGCAAGATCGAATTCCGCGACAGCAGCAGTCGCCGCGCCTTCTCCTGGTCGAAGTCGAGCGCGGCCAGCGACGACCGGCCGGGACCGGTCAGTTCGGACAGCCGGCGCACGTCGGCGTTGACCACCGGGTCGGTGATCGCCCGCAGCGCGAAGGCCAGCGCGGACGGGGTCACGTCGTACGACTGCTCGAGCGTGATCGCGTACGCCGCCGCCCGCATCGCCTCCTGGTCGTACCGGCGGTGGGTGCCGGGGGACCGGTGCGCGGGGAGCAGCCCGAGCGCCTCCCGATAGCGCAGCATGCGGGGTGTCGTCCGGAGCTGCTGTGCCGCAGCGGTGATGCTCAACACCCCTCCAATGAACCTTCTTGACATTGTGCTGTCAAGAACGGGGGCACCTCGCTGATCCGGAGTTAGCGTCACAGACATGACCGACTACCCGAAACACGACGTCACTGACCTGTCGCTGGCGGCCCAGGGCAAGGCGCGCATCGAGTGGGCGGAGCGCTCGATGCCGGTGCTGCGCCAGATCCGTGCGCGGTTCGAGAAGGAGCGCCCGTTCGAGGGCGTCACGCTCGCCGCGTGCATGCACGTCACCACCGAGACCGCGAACCTCATGCGGGCCCTCAAGGCCGGTGGTGCCGAGCTGGCGCTCTGCGCGTCCAATCCACTGTCCACTCAGGACGACACCGCCGCCGCGCTGGTCGCCGAGTACGGCATCAGCGTCTTCGCCCGCAACGCCGTGAACAACAGGGGCTACTACGAGCACATCAACGCCGCGCTCGACAGCCGCCCCGACTTCGTCTTCGACGACGGCTGCGACCTGGTCAACACCGTCCACACCTCCCGCAAGGAGCTGCTGGAGACGGTGAAGGCCGGCTGCGAGGAGACCACCACCGGCGTGATCCGGCTGCGCGCGATGGCTGCCGGCAACGCGCTGAAGTTCCCGATGGTCGCGGTGAACGACACCGACACCAAGCACATGTTCGACAACAAGTACGGCACCGGACAGTCCACTTTGGACGCCATCTTCCGGTCCACGAACACGCTGCTGGCCGGCAAGACCGTCGTCGTCGCCGGGTACGGCTACTGCGGCAAGGGCGTGTCCAGCCGGGCCAAGGGCATGGGCGCGAACGTCATCGTCACCGAGATCGACCCGACCAAGGCGCTGGACGCGACCATGGAGGGCTTCCGCGTCATGCCGATGGCCGAGGCCGCCCGCCTCGGCGACGTGTTCATCACCGTGACCGGCAACCGCGACGTCCTGCGGTCCGAGCACTTCGAGGTGATGAAGGACGGCGCGATCTTCTGCAACTCCGGGCACTTCGACATCGAGATCGACGTCAAGTGGCTCGAGGACAACGCCGCCTCGAAGAACTCCAAGGTCCGCCACCAGACCGACGAGTACGTCATGGCCGACGGGCGGCGGCTGCTGCTGCTGGCCGAGGGCCGGCTGGTCAACCTCGGCGCCGCCGAGGGGCACCCGGCCGCGGTGATGGACATGTCCTTCTCCGACCAGGCCCTGACCGCGGAGTGGCTGGCCGCCAACGCCGCCTCCCTGGCCCCGGGCGTCCTGGACGTGCCGGAGGAGATCGACAAGGAGGTCGCCCGGCTGAAGCTGGCGTCGATGCGCATCAGCCTCGACGAGCTGACCCCCGCGCAGGCCGAGTACCTCATCTCCTGGGAGACCGGGAGCTGAGCTACCGCGGCGGTTGCCTGTCGTAGAGGGAGGGCGGCACGTACGGCCCGGGTTGACCGGCGCCGTACGGAGCCGCCTGCCCCGGACCCGGCGCCCCGTACGGACCGGGGCCGCCGGCGTACCCGCCGCTCGGCATCGGCCAGCCCGGATACCAGCCCGGCGGCAGCCCCGGACGGCCAGCCGCCCGCAGCGCCCGGTCCTCCTCGCGGCGCCGCCGCTCGGCCAGGATCGCGGTCAGGTAGGCCCAGCCGGGCGTGCCCGGCGGCGGGTCGGGCGTGGTCCGCGAGCGCACCTCGTCGACCAGTTCGGCCGCCAGCGCCTCCCGCGCCATCGGCACCAGCTCCCCGGCCCGGTCCAGGAACTGCCGCACCGACAGCGCCAGCGCGTCGTCGAACCCGGCCAGGTCCAGCGTCGGGGCCCACGCGGCCAGCGGCGGCGGCATCACCGGTGTCCACAGTGGACGCGTCGGCACCCGCTCCTGCAGCACGACGGTTCCGGCGGCCATGTCGCCGAGCCGCTTGCCGCGGCTGGAGAACATCGCGACGACCATGCCGACCGCCGGTCCGATCGTGCCGAGGAAGATCCCGGGCCGCTCCAGCGCCAGCCCGACCAGACCGCGGACCAGCGCCTGCCGGAACGTGATCGGGCCGCCGTCGTCGCGCACGACCCGCAGCCCGAGCGCCATCTTGCCCAGCGAGCGGCCGCGGGTGAGCGTCTCCATCGCGACCGGGTAGACGAGGAAGACGAGCACGAGCAGCGAGACGGCGACGCCGCCCAGCAGGGCGTCGTCGGCGCCGGACAGGCCGGCCTGGAACATGATCACGAGGATCACCCCGTACGCGGCGGCCATCACCGCGAGGTCCAGCACCGCGGCGG
Above is a window of Mycobacteriales bacterium DNA encoding:
- the ahcY gene encoding adenosylhomocysteinase, which produces MTDYPKHDVTDLSLAAQGKARIEWAERSMPVLRQIRARFEKERPFEGVTLAACMHVTTETANLMRALKAGGAELALCASNPLSTQDDTAAALVAEYGISVFARNAVNNRGYYEHINAALDSRPDFVFDDGCDLVNTVHTSRKELLETVKAGCEETTTGVIRLRAMAAGNALKFPMVAVNDTDTKHMFDNKYGTGQSTLDAIFRSTNTLLAGKTVVVAGYGYCGKGVSSRAKGMGANVIVTEIDPTKALDATMEGFRVMPMAEAARLGDVFITVTGNRDVLRSEHFEVMKDGAIFCNSGHFDIEIDVKWLEDNAASKNSKVRHQTDEYVMADGRRLLLLAEGRLVNLGAAEGHPAAVMDMSFSDQALTAEWLAANAASLAPGVLDVPEEIDKEVARLKLASMRISLDELTPAQAEYLISWETGS
- a CDS encoding MerR family transcriptional regulator — encoded protein: MSVTLTPDQRGAPVLDSTMSRRFIGGVLSITAAAQQLRTTPRMLRYREALGLLPAHRSPGTHRRYDQEAMRAAAYAITLEQSYDVTPSALAFALRAITDPVVNADVRRLSELTGPGRSSLAALDFDQEKARRLLLSRNSILPRA
- a CDS encoding RDD family protein, whose product is MSDVVTGEAVALDLRLAQLPSRLTAAVLDLAVMAAAYGVILVIMFQAGLSGADDALLGGVAVSLLVLVFLVYPVAMETLTRGRSLGKMALGLRVVRDDGGPITFRQALVRGLVGLALERPGIFLGTIGPAVGMVVAMFSSRGKRLGDMAAGTVVLQERVPTRPLWTPVMPPPLAAWAPTLDLAGFDDALALSVRQFLDRAGELVPMAREALAAELVDEVRSRTTPDPPPGTPGWAYLTAILAERRRREEDRALRAAGRPGLPPGWYPGWPMPSGGYAGGPGPYGAPGPGQAAPYGAGQPGPYVPPSLYDRQPPR